Genomic window (Chryseobacterium bernardetii):
CAAATTTTTCAGCACTCCTGATCTTCAATACTCCTACTTCATTTTCAGTGTGAATAATCTGTCGGTTAAGATTGTGAATTTCTACCCGATCAAAATCTGCAATACCTATGGTTCCGACCCCTGCAGCAGCCAGGTATTGAATCACAGGGCTTCCCAGACCGCCAGCTCCTATAACAAGAACTTTTGAAGCCATTATCTTTCTTTGTCCTTCCAGTCCTATTTCTTCAATAAAAATCTGACGGCTGTATCTTTTAAAAATATCCTCCTGATGCATTTAAGCTATATTATTTTAAACCATTAAGGATTCTAAAAATTGAAAATTAAAATCCACTATACACAGAATCCCAGTCTTTCATCACAGGATCATACCCTGATTTTTTAATCATGGTTTTAATCTCTTCCATACTTCGTTCATCACTGGTTTCAAACTGTTCCAGAGATTCTTTATCTACTGCATATCCTCCCGGATTGGTTTTTGAACCTGCACTCATTGCTGTTGCCCCCAGAGATACAATATTATTCCTGAAAACTTCATTTTCTCTGGTAGAAATGGAAATTTCAAGGTCTTCATTCCAGATTCTATAGGCACAAATGAGCTGAAGAAGATCTTTATCTTCCATAATAAAGTTAGGCTCAATAATACCTTCAGCGGGTCTGAGCCTTGGAAAAGAAACAGAAAACTTACTTCTCCAGTATTGTTTCTGAAGATAATTGATGTGCAAAGCATTGAAAAAACTGTCTACACGCCAATCCTCCAGTCCAAGCAAAACACCCAGTCCCATTTTATGAATTCCGGCCCGGCCAATTCTGTCAGGGGTATCTAAACGAAAATGGAAATTGGATTTTTTACCTTTCGGATGATATTCTTTATACACCTCCTGATGATAAGTTTCCTGATATACCAATACAGAATGTACTCCTTCTTCATGAAGAATCCTGTATTCTTCCTCTTCTAAAGGCTGTACTTCAATAGAAATATTGGAGAAATGAGGTTTCAGCAGACGAACAGCATTTTGAAAGTAAGGAACCCCTACGATTCTATGAGCTTCTCCACTCACCAAAAGAACATGACTCACTCCCATTGATTTCAAAACTGAACTTTCGGTTATCAGTTCTGAATCAGTAAGTGTTTTTCTTTTAAGTTTGTTATCCAAACTGAACCCACAATAGGTGCAGATATTCTGGCATTCATTACTCAGGTACAATGGAGCATACAGTTGGATCGTCTTCCCAAAACGTTTCTGAGTAAGGGCTCTTGTCATTGTTGCCATCAATTCCAGCTCCTGCGACGCTGCGGGTGAAAGCAGGTTCAGAAAATCATCGAGTGTTCTGTTTTTTTTCTGAAGACTGTTCCGAACATCGGATAGAGTTACTTTTTCAAGTCTGGTTTTTATTTCATCCCATTGGTATTGTTCGAAAACCTCCTTAAAACTATTCATTGTTCTCGTTTTATTCAAATAAAAATGACGTTAATGGACTTGATGCCTCGGCATGATTAGCTATAGCTCCCAATCCGGATTCAAAAGCTCTTCTTCCGGCAATTACCCCTTCTTTAAAAGCAACTGCCATATTCACCGGATTTCCGGCAACGGCAATAGCAGTATTAACCAAAACAGCATCTGCTCCTATCTCCATTGCTTTTGCAGCATCAGACGGCGCTCCTATTCCGGCATCTACAACAACAGGGACTTTACTTTGGCTAATGATGATTTCCAGGAAATCCAATGTCCTTAATCCTTTATTCGTTCCAATAGGTGCGCCTAAAGGCATTACAACGGCTGTTCCTGCATCTTCAAGACGTTTGCATAAAACAGGATCGGCATGAATATAAGGCATCACTATGAAACCTAGTTTAGCCAATTCTTCAGTTGCATATAAGGTTTCAATAGGATCCGGCAATAAATATTTAGGATCCGGATGAATTTCCAGTTTCACCCAGTTGGTTTCTAAAGCTTCTCTGGCTAATTGTGCTGCTAAAACCGCTTCTTTAGCCGTTCTTGCTCCCGAAGTATTGGGTAAAAGATGGACATGGGTTCTTTTTAATGAGTCTAACAGATCATCTTCGGCTGACTGAGCATCAATTCTCTTTAAGGCCATAGTGACCATATTAGATTCTGAAGCAACAACAGAGGCTGCCATATCTTCAAGGCTTCCGAATTTTCCTGTTCCTAAAAACAATCTCGATTCAAAAGTTCTGTCTGCTATTATTAATTTTTGATTATGCATATATCATTGCTTTTTTAAATTCATTAATGATGGCCGGCTGGCTGGTAATCTGCCCGGAAACTGCAACCCCATAAATTCCGATCTGCTGTAAATGCTGAATATCATCAAGACTGACTCCTCCAATGGCAAATATTTTAGGAATCACCATTGATTTTCCACGGAGCTGATCTATGATTTCCTGATACCCTTCAAAACCAAGAACAGGGCTGAGTTTTTCTTTTGTAGAAGTAAATCTTAATGGTCCCAAACCAATATAATCACATGATTCGTTCATTCTTTGAATAACATCCGAAATCGTATTAGCCGTTCCGCCGATCATTTTATTGTCTCCCAAAATGATTCTTGCTTCTTCAATGGAACCGTCACTGAGTCCTAAATGAACCCCATCTGCATCTATTGTCTTCGCTAATTGAACATGGTCATTAATAATACAAAGTGACTGATATTCTGAACAAAGCTGCTTTGAAGTTTCACAAAGGTTTATTAACTCATTTTCAGGCGCATTTTTCCATCGGATCTGCACCCATTTTATCCCATTATCTAAGGCTTTACGGATATTATATTCCTGTTCCTGCCTTGTATTTCCCTGTGAGATATATTGTAATTTTTCCATATGGATTATGAATGTGTTCCCAATAAAGAGGGGTTACTTTTTAAAAATTGTTCGATATATAATTTCGCTTTTCTGCAGGCCATTTCCAGGCTTTTGCCTTTTGCGAGTTCCCCTGCAATGGCTGAGGATAAAACGCATCCTGAACCGTGCTTTGGATAATAGACAAAATCACCTCCAGCTGGCAGCAAAAGAACTTCTTTTCCGCCTTCAACCAAAACATCCATTCCTAAACAATCTCCCCGATGTCCTCCTTTAATAAGAACGGAACATGGGTTTTCTTCAGACAAAAGATTATTCTCTTTTAAAACCTTATATTCATTATAGTTGGGCGTGATTAAACTGATGTTATCCAGTATATTTTTCAGCACCGGAAGTGTTTCCAGATTGAAAAAAGCAAATTCGGAGGTACTCTTTAAAACAGGATCCCAGACTATTTTAGCATCGGAATTGCAAATCTTGACAGCCTTAATGATTTCACCTAAAAATTCAGCATCCTTTACAATTCCAATCTTTACAACAGATACAGGATAATGGCTCATTAAAACATTAATTCCTTTGGTGATTTCTTCTATTGACCGCCATTCCAGGCTAAGACATTGGGAATCTGTTTGCAGGGTAAGCGCTGTACATACTCCCAACCCCATTACTTTTACCTGCTCCAATGTTTTAATATCCGATAATAAACCTGCTCCACCACTTGGATCAAAGCCGGCAATGCTGACTACAAAGGGACGTTCTTCCTGCATTTTCTAAACATATTTAAAGGTTCATCACTCTCCCAAATTGCTCCTAACAAAGCCACATCATCTACTCCAAGCTCAGATACTTCCTGAATATTGCCGGAATAAATCCCTCCTAAGGCAACCAGCTTTACATGCGGATTATTCTTTTCCTTCAAACTTTCTATCACTGTTGATTCAATTCCATATCCTTTTTTGGAAATACTTGGAAAAAATGGGCTTATGAAAGCATATTCCCATTCTTTTCCCAAAGCATTATAGGTGGTGATTTCATGAACAGAGGTTGAAATTTTGCCACCATTCATAAAAGGTTTATATTTTCCCTCTTTCCTATCTTCTTCTCTAAAGTGAAATCTGGAAATTCCGTAGTCTGTTCCAAGGTCATAATGATTATGCAGAACCAATTGCCTATGAAATTGTTCATTAATACCGCTGATAAAATCATTCATTTCTTCCTGGCCGATCCATGGTTTTCTAATATGAAGTAAATCCAGCCCATCGTGGAACATCTGGTTAATGATCTCAGACTCGTTTGGAGCTATGGTTTCAGGAGTGATGACGAGAATCATATATAAATTTCCTTTCCTTTTTCAATAAATTCCTGGGACTTATCAAACATTCCCTGCTCTGCAGATTCACGAATTTCCTGCGTGATCTTCATTGAACAGAATTTGGGTCCGCACATAGAACAGAAATGGGCAATTTTAGCTCCATCTGCAGGGAGCGTTTCATCATGGTAAGCCCTTGCTGTATCCGGATCTAGCGAAAGATTGAACTGATCTTCCCATCTGAATTCAAATCTTGCTTTACTTAATGCGTTATCTCTGTATTGTGCTCCCGGATGTCCTTTTGCCAAATCTGCAG
Coding sequences:
- a CDS encoding thiamine phosphate synthase → MEKLQYISQGNTRQEQEYNIRKALDNGIKWVQIRWKNAPENELINLCETSKQLCSEYQSLCIINDHVQLAKTIDADGVHLGLSDGSIEEARIILGDNKMIGGTANTISDVIQRMNESCDYIGLGPLRFTSTKEKLSPVLGFEGYQEIIDQLRGKSMVIPKIFAIGGVSLDDIQHLQQIGIYGVAVSGQITSQPAIINEFKKAMIYA
- the thiH gene encoding 2-iminoacetate synthase ThiH; translated protein: MNSFKEVFEQYQWDEIKTRLEKVTLSDVRNSLQKKNRTLDDFLNLLSPAASQELELMATMTRALTQKRFGKTIQLYAPLYLSNECQNICTYCGFSLDNKLKRKTLTDSELITESSVLKSMGVSHVLLVSGEAHRIVGVPYFQNAVRLLKPHFSNISIEVQPLEEEEYRILHEEGVHSVLVYQETYHQEVYKEYHPKGKKSNFHFRLDTPDRIGRAGIHKMGLGVLLGLEDWRVDSFFNALHINYLQKQYWRSKFSVSFPRLRPAEGIIEPNFIMEDKDLLQLICAYRIWNEDLEISISTRENEVFRNNIVSLGATAMSAGSKTNPGGYAVDKESLEQFETSDERSMEEIKTMIKKSGYDPVMKDWDSVYSGF
- a CDS encoding hydroxymethylpyrimidine/phosphomethylpyrimidine kinase, with protein sequence MQEERPFVVSIAGFDPSGGAGLLSDIKTLEQVKVMGLGVCTALTLQTDSQCLSLEWRSIEEITKGINVLMSHYPVSVVKIGIVKDAEFLGEIIKAVKICNSDAKIVWDPVLKSTSEFAFFNLETLPVLKNILDNISLITPNYNEYKVLKENNLLSEENPCSVLIKGGHRGDCLGMDVLVEGGKEVLLLPAGGDFVYYPKHGSGCVLSSAIAGELAKGKSLEMACRKAKLYIEQFLKSNPSLLGTHS
- a CDS encoding thiamine phosphate synthase, with translation MILVITPETIAPNESEIINQMFHDGLDLLHIRKPWIGQEEMNDFISGINEQFHRQLVLHNHYDLGTDYGISRFHFREEDRKEGKYKPFMNGGKISTSVHEITTYNALGKEWEYAFISPFFPSISKKGYGIESTVIESLKEKNNPHVKLVALGGIYSGNIQEVSELGVDDVALLGAIWESDEPLNMFRKCRKNVPL
- a CDS encoding thiazole synthase; the protein is MHNQKLIIADRTFESRLFLGTGKFGSLEDMAASVVASESNMVTMALKRIDAQSAEDDLLDSLKRTHVHLLPNTSGARTAKEAVLAAQLAREALETNWVKLEIHPDPKYLLPDPIETLYATEELAKLGFIVMPYIHADPVLCKRLEDAGTAVVMPLGAPIGTNKGLRTLDFLEIIISQSKVPVVVDAGIGAPSDAAKAMEIGADAVLVNTAIAVAGNPVNMAVAFKEGVIAGRRAFESGLGAIANHAEASSPLTSFLFE